The following proteins come from a genomic window of Sphaerisporangium rubeum:
- a CDS encoding glutamate--cysteine ligase — MGQHVAKERFSEAEFARFGERLKDSLTALDNVLARPGFGAGPATLGAELELFLIDGNARPLRRNKDVLEAVDDDRVVLELGSFNLEVNLTPLPLAGRPFTALEAEIRDTMTRVDEAAHAYGGRVVPIGILPTLTEFDFGPDSMSDEKRYKALSSGIRRVREEPFRVRIAGVERLDLEVEDVLLESANTSWQVHLRTPPEAFAAAYNAAQLAIGPVLAVSGNSPAFLGRELWEETRIALFEASADDRDPERLWRVGGRVCFGSGWVREGAAELFALSVREYEPVMPVISDEDPLEAVRAGRVPELDELRLHQGTVWQWNRPVYDPADGGHLRVELRALPAGPTAPDMAANAAFLVGLVRATAADPSWTEEFPFADAYRNFYRAARGGLDAELAWPGRDGYVPAYELALDLLPVARDGLVSSGVDPEEAGRLLDVVAERVRLRRTGAGWQRRALAALGAEPGVRAAMLEHYRALSFTHAPVHTWPDPLEDLGVPAASPAAGR; from the coding sequence ATGGGACAGCACGTGGCCAAGGAGCGGTTCTCCGAAGCGGAGTTCGCACGTTTCGGTGAACGCCTGAAGGACTCGCTCACCGCGCTCGACAATGTGCTCGCCCGCCCCGGTTTCGGCGCGGGCCCCGCCACTCTCGGCGCCGAGCTGGAGCTTTTCCTCATCGACGGCAACGCGCGGCCCCTGCGCCGCAACAAGGACGTCCTCGAGGCCGTGGACGACGACCGGGTGGTGCTGGAGCTCGGCAGCTTCAACCTGGAGGTGAACCTCACGCCGCTGCCGCTGGCCGGCCGTCCGTTCACCGCGCTGGAGGCCGAGATACGCGACACCATGACGCGGGTGGACGAGGCGGCGCACGCGTACGGCGGCCGGGTCGTGCCGATCGGCATCCTGCCGACGCTCACCGAGTTCGACTTCGGACCGGACTCGATGAGCGACGAGAAGCGGTACAAGGCGCTGAGCAGCGGCATCCGGCGGGTGCGCGAGGAGCCGTTCCGGGTGCGGATCGCCGGGGTGGAGCGGCTGGACCTGGAGGTCGAGGACGTCCTGCTGGAGAGCGCCAACACCTCGTGGCAGGTCCATCTGCGCACGCCGCCTGAGGCGTTCGCCGCCGCGTACAACGCCGCGCAGCTCGCCATCGGGCCGGTGCTCGCGGTGAGCGGCAACTCGCCGGCCTTCCTCGGCAGGGAGCTGTGGGAGGAGACCCGCATCGCGTTGTTCGAGGCCTCGGCCGACGACCGTGACCCCGAGCGGCTGTGGCGGGTCGGCGGCCGGGTCTGCTTCGGGTCCGGCTGGGTGCGCGAGGGGGCCGCCGAGCTGTTCGCGCTCAGCGTGCGGGAGTACGAGCCGGTCATGCCGGTCATCTCTGACGAAGACCCGCTGGAGGCGGTGCGTGCCGGCCGCGTCCCCGAGCTGGACGAGCTGCGGCTGCACCAGGGGACCGTCTGGCAGTGGAACCGGCCCGTGTACGACCCCGCCGACGGCGGCCACCTGCGGGTGGAGCTGCGCGCACTACCCGCCGGGCCCACCGCACCCGACATGGCGGCCAACGCGGCGTTCCTCGTCGGCCTGGTCCGGGCCACCGCCGCCGACCCGTCGTGGACGGAGGAGTTCCCGTTCGCCGACGCCTACCGCAACTTCTACCGCGCGGCGCGCGGCGGCCTCGACGCCGAGCTCGCCTGGCCGGGCCGCGACGGGTACGTCCCGGCGTACGAGCTGGCTCTCGATCTGCTGCCGGTGGCCCGCGACGGCCTGGTGTCGTCCGGCGTGGACCCCGAGGAGGCCGGCCGCCTGCTCGACGTGGTCGCCGAACGCGTACGGCTGCGCCGCACCGGCGCCGGCTGGCAGCGCCGCGCGCTCGCCGCGCTCGGCGCCGAGCCGGGGGTCCGTGCGGCCATGCTGGAGCACTACCGCGCGCTGTCGTTCACCCACGCACCCGTGCACACGTGGCCCGACCCGCTGGAGGACCTCGGCGTCCCCGCCGCGTCCCCGGCCGCCGGCCGGTGA
- a CDS encoding SAM-dependent methyltransferase — MDVTRAERLGFDPTIPSYARMFDYFMGGKDNFAADREAARHMLDIAPELPLMCREGRRHLARVVRHLTSVGVRQFLDLGCGLPTTGNVHEVAQAAAPGSRVVYVDNDPVVALHSEALLENTADTVVIEADLRDHEYILGHPRVKGLIDLARPVAVLLHFTLLMVTDDDEAAEAVAGYRDAVVPGSHIAVAHSVSDPKPEATAELAKIYKGSGAAEGVRRSQLRTKADVERFFDGLRLVEPGVVYIPHWRPEPGESLPAPETVWAVGGVGVVER; from the coding sequence ATGGATGTCACCCGCGCCGAACGCCTGGGGTTCGACCCCACCATCCCCAGCTACGCGCGCATGTTCGACTACTTCATGGGTGGTAAGGACAATTTCGCTGCCGATCGTGAGGCGGCCCGTCACATGCTGGACATCGCACCCGAGTTGCCACTGATGTGCCGCGAGGGCCGGCGCCATCTGGCACGAGTGGTGCGCCATCTGACGAGCGTGGGGGTGCGCCAGTTCCTCGACCTCGGCTGCGGCCTCCCCACCACCGGCAACGTCCACGAGGTCGCGCAGGCGGCGGCGCCGGGGTCGCGCGTCGTGTACGTCGACAACGACCCGGTGGTGGCGCTCCACTCGGAGGCCCTGCTGGAGAACACCGCGGACACCGTCGTCATCGAAGCCGACCTGCGCGACCACGAGTACATCCTCGGCCACCCGCGGGTGAAGGGGCTCATCGACCTGGCGCGGCCGGTGGCGGTACTGCTGCACTTCACGCTGCTCATGGTGACCGACGACGACGAGGCGGCCGAGGCCGTCGCGGGTTACCGTGACGCGGTGGTCCCCGGCAGTCACATCGCCGTCGCGCACTCGGTGTCCGACCCGAAACCGGAGGCCACCGCCGAGCTGGCCAAGATCTACAAGGGGTCCGGCGCGGCGGAAGGCGTGCGCCGTAGCCAGCTCCGTACCAAGGCCGACGTGGAGCGGTTCTTCGACGGCCTGCGGCTGGTCGAGCCCGGCGTGGTGTACATCCCGCACTGGCGGCCGGAACCCGGCGAATCGCTGCCGGCACCTGAGACGGTGTGGGCCGTCGGCGGGGTCGGCGTCGTCGAGCGCTGA
- a CDS encoding ATP-binding protein — MTGYRTDPHKPTGVSDDKWELWLAALDRVLSPAGPWIDDRADPPAEVLLAVCDLRHDPYAARTARRFTISTLDAWGLALLLDDVELVMGELVINALRHGLAEHAAPAGQPVRIVLALTRESLLCVVTDPSDNRPAPREVDFSAEGGRGLRVVEGLSHKWGWAPLRCPGKAVWAGFRLPRAAERPEQTPQNGARPIGSPVNRTSDRFSVHTGLTSYR; from the coding sequence ATGACCGGTTATCGGACAGACCCCCACAAACCCACTGGCGTCAGCGACGACAAGTGGGAGTTATGGCTGGCGGCGCTGGACCGTGTCCTGTCCCCGGCGGGCCCCTGGATCGACGACCGCGCCGATCCCCCCGCCGAAGTGCTCCTCGCCGTCTGCGACCTGCGCCACGACCCGTACGCGGCCCGTACCGCGCGCAGATTCACCATCAGCACGCTGGACGCCTGGGGGCTGGCCCTGCTGCTCGACGACGTCGAGCTGGTCATGGGGGAACTCGTCATCAACGCGCTGCGCCACGGCCTCGCCGAGCACGCCGCCCCGGCCGGCCAGCCGGTACGCATCGTCCTGGCCCTCACCCGCGAGTCCCTGCTCTGCGTGGTCACCGATCCGAGCGACAACCGGCCCGCGCCGCGCGAGGTGGACTTCTCCGCGGAAGGCGGACGCGGACTGCGGGTCGTCGAGGGGCTCAGCCACAAGTGGGGCTGGGCCCCGTTGCGTTGCCCCGGCAAGGCGGTCTGGGCCGGCTTCCGGCTTCCGCGGGCCGCCGAGCGACCCGAGCAGACGCCGCAGAACGGTGCGAGGCCGATTGGATCCCCTGTTAACCGGACATCCGACCGTTTCAGCGTGCACACTGGTCTCACGTCGTACCGCTGA
- a CDS encoding DUF397 domain-containing protein — translation MNEISNGMLASALDSAVDGVRWRKSERSNPSGNCVELAGLPGGGVAVRNSRHPAGPVLVYSRGEMAAFILSAKNGDFDDLAL, via the coding sequence ATGAACGAAATATCCAACGGCATGCTCGCGTCCGCACTGGACTCCGCGGTGGACGGGGTGCGTTGGCGCAAGAGTGAGCGCAGCAACCCGAGCGGCAACTGCGTCGAGCTCGCCGGGCTCCCCGGCGGCGGCGTCGCGGTCCGCAACTCCCGCCATCCGGCCGGTCCGGTACTGGTTTACAGTCGCGGAGAAATGGCCGCTTTCATCCTTAGTGCGAAGAACGGCGACTTCGATGACCTGGCGCTTTGA
- a CDS encoding helix-turn-helix domain-containing protein gives MITARAEGDETPLNMMARERGSSTVLRILLGSQLRRLREKHGITLEAAGHSIRASHSKISRMELGRVGFRVRDIRDLLTLYGVVDETERQALLSLVEQANRPGWWHNYDDVLPNWFEAYIGLEEAATRIRAYEVQFVPGLLQTADYTRAVVKLGHPEGTEEEIQRRVDLRMARQKLLHRANPPHLWAVVDEAALRRPLGGRDVMRAQLEHLIEMIALPNVTLQVMPFSAGGHAAAGGPFSILRFSERDLPDIVYLEQLTSAIYLDKRDDLDRYQAVMERLCLDAVPVSETRQTLTTLLDQI, from the coding sequence ATGATCACTGCCCGGGCCGAAGGGGACGAGACCCCGCTCAACATGATGGCTCGGGAACGCGGCAGCTCCACGGTCCTGCGCATCCTGCTCGGCTCCCAGCTGCGCCGGCTGCGCGAGAAGCACGGGATCACCCTGGAGGCCGCGGGCCACTCCATCCGAGCATCCCACTCCAAGATCAGCCGCATGGAGCTGGGCCGGGTCGGCTTCCGCGTACGCGACATCCGCGACCTGCTGACCCTGTACGGCGTCGTCGACGAGACCGAACGCCAGGCCCTCCTCTCCCTTGTCGAACAAGCCAACCGGCCCGGCTGGTGGCACAACTACGACGACGTCCTCCCCAACTGGTTCGAGGCCTACATCGGCCTGGAGGAAGCCGCCACCCGCATCCGCGCCTACGAGGTCCAGTTCGTCCCCGGCCTCCTCCAGACCGCCGACTACACCCGAGCCGTGGTGAAACTCGGCCACCCCGAAGGCACCGAGGAAGAGATCCAGCGCCGCGTCGACCTCCGCATGGCCCGCCAGAAGCTCCTCCACCGCGCGAACCCCCCACACCTGTGGGCCGTGGTGGACGAAGCGGCACTGCGCCGCCCCCTGGGTGGCCGCGACGTCATGCGGGCCCAGCTGGAGCACCTCATCGAGATGATCGCTCTCCCCAACGTCACCCTCCAGGTGATGCCCTTCAGCGCCGGCGGCCACGCCGCCGCCGGAGGCCCCTTCAGCATCCTGCGCTTCAGCGAACGCGATCTCCCCGACATCGTGTACCTGGAGCAACTGACCAGCGCCATCTACCTGGACAAACGAGACGACCTCGACCGCTACCAGGCCGTCATGGAACGCCTCTGCCTGGACGCCGTCCCCGTCTCGGAAACCCGCCAGACCCTCACCACTCTCCTCGACCAGATCTGA
- a CDS encoding DUF397 domain-containing protein, whose translation MDLSDELKTATWRKATKSASNQGNCLEVAPLSGGRVGIRDTEAPHQPPFVVRAAVWDAFIDGAKKGEFDF comes from the coding sequence ATGGACCTGAGCGACGAACTGAAAACCGCCACCTGGCGCAAGGCGACCAAGAGCGCATCCAACCAAGGCAACTGCCTGGAGGTGGCGCCGCTGTCGGGAGGACGTGTGGGGATCCGCGACACCGAGGCCCCGCACCAGCCCCCGTTCGTGGTGCGGGCCGCCGTCTGGGACGCCTTCATCGACGGTGCCAAGAAGGGTGAGTTCGACTTCTGA